The following proteins are encoded in a genomic region of Thermoflexus sp.:
- a CDS encoding S1C family serine protease: VTNNHVVEGADQIEVILADGTTASATLVGADAYNDLAVLRIRVPREKLIPVMLGDSSRLQVGQWVIAIGNPFGLDRTMTVGVISALGRTLELSDRPLGEVIQTDAAINPGNSGGPLLDLDGRVIGINTAIRSPSGGSIGIGFAIPVNTIKRVVPELIARGRYPHPWLGASFFEITPAFAQAFRLPADHGLLTVQVVPGSPADQAGLRGASQRVRTRFGDVFLGGDILTAIDDRPLRRVDELVIYLENYKRVGETVTLSIIRDGRPMTLRVTLGERPPG, translated from the coding sequence TCGTCACCAATAACCATGTGGTGGAAGGCGCGGACCAGATCGAGGTGATCCTTGCGGATGGCACCACGGCCTCCGCCACGCTGGTGGGAGCGGATGCGTATAATGATCTGGCCGTGCTACGGATCCGGGTACCCCGAGAGAAATTGATCCCGGTGATGCTGGGGGATTCCTCGCGATTGCAAGTGGGGCAATGGGTGATCGCGATCGGGAATCCCTTCGGCCTGGACCGCACCATGACGGTAGGCGTGATCAGCGCCCTGGGTCGGACCTTGGAGCTCTCCGATCGGCCGTTGGGGGAGGTGATCCAGACCGACGCGGCCATCAACCCGGGCAACTCGGGGGGGCCGCTGCTGGATCTGGATGGGCGGGTGATCGGGATCAACACGGCAATCCGTTCTCCCAGCGGCGGTTCCATCGGCATCGGCTTCGCCATCCCGGTGAACACGATCAAGCGGGTGGTTCCGGAGCTGATCGCCCGGGGACGTTATCCTCATCCCTGGCTGGGCGCTTCCTTCTTTGAGATCACTCCCGCCTTTGCCCAGGCCTTCCGCCTGCCGGCGGATCACGGCCTCCTCACCGTTCAGGTGGTGCCCGGCAGCCCGGCCGATCAGGCAGGGTTGCGGGGGGCATCCCAGCGGGTGCGCACCCGCTTCGGCGATGTGTTCCTGGGAGGGGACATCCTCACGGCGATCGATGATCGGCCGCTGCGTCGGGTGGATGAGCTCGTGATCTATCTGGAGAATTACAAACGTGTCGGGGAGACGGTGACCCTCTCGATCATACGCGATGGCCGCCCCATGACGCTCCGGGTGACCCTGGGGGAGCGGCCGCCCGGATGA
- a CDS encoding MerR family transcriptional regulator gives MMEIQVSSVEVVDEDEPRYRIGTVAAMVRLHPQTIRYYESIGLISPRRVRRMRLYSERDVARLRQIVELTQLGVNLAGVEIILRLREQIAALQAEIERLRALLGAEPSPSSEPEQRFIQ, from the coding sequence ATGATGGAAATCCAGGTCAGCTCAGTCGAGGTGGTGGATGAGGATGAGCCCCGGTATCGGATCGGGACGGTGGCGGCCATGGTGCGGCTGCATCCGCAAACCATTCGCTACTATGAATCGATCGGCCTGATCTCCCCCCGGCGGGTCCGTCGGATGCGCCTGTATTCTGAGCGGGATGTAGCTCGTCTGCGCCAGATCGTAGAGCTGACCCAGCTGGGCGTGAACCTGGCCGGGGTGGAGATCATCCTCCGCCTGCGCGAGCAGATCGCCGCCCTCCAGGCGGAGATTGAACGGCTGCGGGCGCTCCTTGGGGCCGAGCCCTCCCCGTCTTCAGAGCCTGAACAGCGCTTCATCCAGTGA
- a CDS encoding secondary thiamine-phosphate synthase enzyme YjbQ, producing MALRIVSDNRPVELDAPLAQNLVKEEIRRYENGPYRALTLYLWFQTRERRAIIRLTDRVRQAVRESGIREGFALVSAMHITAAVYVNDHEEGIMQDMMELLDRLAPFRPDYHHHRTGEDNADAHLKSLLLHHEVIVPVTNGDLDLGPWQEIFYAEFDGQRRKRVLVKIVGVM from the coding sequence ATGGCCCTGCGGATCGTGAGCGATAACCGGCCCGTGGAGCTGGACGCGCCGCTGGCTCAAAATCTGGTGAAAGAGGAGATCCGCCGCTACGAAAACGGACCCTATCGGGCCCTCACGCTTTATCTCTGGTTCCAGACCCGGGAGCGGCGGGCGATCATCCGTCTGACGGATCGGGTGCGGCAGGCAGTCCGCGAGAGCGGGATCCGCGAAGGCTTCGCGCTGGTCAGCGCCATGCATATCACGGCAGCCGTTTACGTGAACGACCATGAAGAGGGCATCATGCAGGATATGATGGAACTGCTGGACCGTCTGGCCCCCTTCCGTCCGGATTACCACCATCACCGCACGGGGGAGGACAACGCAGATGCCCATCTGAAGAGCCTGCTCCTCCATCATGAGGTGATCGTTCCGGTTACGAATGGGGATCTGGATCTGGGGCCCTGGCAGGAGATCTTTTACGCGGAGTTCGACGGCCAGCGCCGCAAGCGGGTCCTGGTGAAGATCGTGGGGGTGATGTAG